The genomic interval CTAAGTCACCCATCTTTTTTCTGGCTCTGACCTTCCCCCATCCCCCCTCATGTTGTCTCTATTCTGTTCCTACACCTCAAGTATTAAAGAATAGAATGAGGCTCTTGACTGAAGGGTGGTGGGGAGAAGGAAAGTGgataatggatttttaaattgtggtacaCACCTTTTTCTATTGCCACAGACcttgggaaatattttcttcccGTGAGGGATTGAGGCTGATGGaatgcaggtgggggtggggaatgtaGCAGCTTTTAGGACTTCTAGAATCAGGCTTCTGGGACGCCTTCCTAGCAGGTGTATGCCTCTGTTCCAGATGGACTCCCTGTCTCTCAATATCTTCACTCTTTCCACAGTTGCAGCCAAGACAgggaacttttcaaaactgaggCCGGAagggtgtgtgtgctgggggaggAGAGTTGAGTGTCACTCTGGAAAACTGGGGACCCCACCTAAGGACTGCTGCCTCTGTACAAACTCAAAATCAATAAAACAGCAGCTCAGTAATTCCTACTTTGtatcttcttttgtctttttcatatCTAAAGGTAGATTTTGCATACCTACCCTAGTTACTGTTCCTTTACTTCCCTGCTACAGCCCTCCCCACCCATCTTTGCTTCTTGGGTTTCaagggggagggctgggggatgGGACTGTTGCACTGAACAGAGAGGGTTCCAGCCCTCAGCTTTCAAAGTCCTTAACATGAATCATTAATTTGGAGATCTGATgtctgggctggagggagggctCCTGTACCTGGAATGGGTTCTAGTTTCCAACtgtttggatgtgtgtgtgtgtgtgtgattaagtgtgtgtgtgtgattaagtGTTTAGATCTTTTCTTTgggcctcccacccccagccacagAACTTGCACGCACCTGTACCTGTGTCAGCATCCTGCAGATATTTCAGTTTCTCTCCCTACTCTTCCACTGCACCCTTCATATGAGATGTTTCACactctctggagaaggacatacaAAAACACTTCCTCTCGCCCCCATCccagttcttgggcttccccaggcaAAAATCCCAAGGGccaatttccatttatttattctcaaCTACTTTAGTTCAGACTGTCAGGAGAGGTTGTAAGGAGGCCTGAAGTACCTTTAATCATTCCTCACATCCCCttaaagaagacaaaaacagCTTCCCAGGGAAGCCATCAGTGAGAGTCCAGGGAAGTGGCCCAAATGATTCCAGTTTAATACTTGTCATTACTCCTTCCCTCAAATAGTCTCCAAAGCTCATGAACAGAAAGAGGATAGGATCTGGGTTTGGAGTAAAGAAGGGAATGTGGTTTTCTCAGTTCCCCAATTTTTCCTCACCTTTCTTAGGCTCTTCCACTTTCTCTCCACTTTTCCAAAATTGTGTGTCTTCTCCTTTAAGGGGCTGGGCATCTCTTCCGCCCTCTCCAGAGTCGACTGAAGTTTCCGTGGAGCCTTCTCTAGCTGGACTGGACACACCTCTCAGAAGACCCCAAATCGTGCTCCTTGCACCTCAAGTGCTCCTTTCCCTTGAAtcttcctcctgcccttctcCCTGACTTCCCTCCTGCTAGCTACAGGGTTCAGCCTCTCCCCTAGGGGCTTGAGCATCCTCGAGGTTTTCCACCCTTGCCTGCTCCATCCCCGGATGGAGCCAGAGAAATGTGGTGGGGGGGCCGGGGCCAGAGTTTCAACATCGCCCCCCAGAAGGAAGAGCCAGAGATGGGGGTAAGCAGAGGAAAAGGGCTTGGGGGAGGGGTTTGTCATCTAGAGGGTGCGAATGGGGATGatgtggagaaagagaagaatccAGAGGAGGCGGAGGGTATTTCTCATATCAGCCTCTGGTTGACAGTGCTTGGTCTTTTTTGCAGTCTCAAGTTCATTGTCTCATTATCCATTAACCAGCCCCTCCCTTAACTATCTGCCAACGCCTGTCCTGAGCTCTTCACAGCCACTGATCTCAGTTTCTCCTGAGAGTCTGAGTGTAGGCCTCCAAAGGTGGCTGCTGAAGTAACCCCAGACTCCAGCACCAGAGAAGCTTGGGGATTAACCCTACACCCTTCACAGCTCTCTGGACCGAAGTCTGTCCAGGGGACTGGGATGCCAGAGCCCAGGAGTCGTCAGCTGGGCAGCTGCCTGGCCTCTGGAGGCCTCCCAGGTAATAATGCCTTCCCAATACTTCTGATTTCCAGACTGTTCCAAATTTCACCCTCCTCAAACCCTGTTTCAAACCTCACTAAAGATACCTCTGTATTCCTCTTCTGGTTCAAAGTGCTTTTACCTGAGATTTGCTCTGTTCTCTGCCTAGGGCTGGTTGGAGCTTGATGGTCCCTCTGTTTTCTTGACCCTGTTACTCCTCTCATTtacttattcaaaaatatttgaggGCCTAAAATCTCTCCTCCTAAGTTTTCACTCTTGTGGGGTTAGGGAGGAATCTTAGTCTTTCCTCTTAAGATTCTCCTGTCTGTTGCCGAAAAACTGGCCTCTGTTCACCTATGCTGAATAGAAAGAGCTTTAAAGGAGACAGAGCTTTAAAGGAGTAGAAAAGAgtagctttattactttgccaggcaaagggggccgcAGCAAGCTAACGCTTTCAAGACTGTGCCCTTCCCCTTCCTGGGAAGTTGGAAGAGGTCTTATAGTTTTAGGGTGGGAAAATGGAACTGAAGATAAGGATCAGGGTTGATGTAGCCTTGTATTCTTCTCTTAGAGTCACTGGAATCATTAGGGCTGGCTTTGGGTCACTCCAGAACAGGTTCTGGTGGTCCTCGAGGTCATCGTCCTATGACATTCTTTCTGGAAAGAAGGATGCTCCCAGAGGAAAGGAGTGTTAGGGAAAGTTGTCTTGGAGGGGTAAACATCAAGTAGCCAGAAGGCAATCATTTTCAGAGTGCAGTTaagcaagaaagagaaggagaacaaACATGGGTAGGTTGAGTGAGTGGAGAGAATAAAGGCTGCATAAGGGCTAACAGTGGAGTGCCTCAACTAGTTTCTGCTACAGAATGTCTGAGAGGAGTGTGTGTATACGAGTGGGGGCAACACTGTGAACAGTCATAACCTGGCTTTCCTTCTTGCCCTGCAGGGGAGCAGATTCTAGCATGGGCCCCGGGGGTGAGGAAGGGGCTGGAACCTGAAATTCCTGGAACCCTGATCTGCAGCAACTTGAGGGTCACCTTCCAGCCCCGTGGATGGCAGCGGAGTCAGGTGAGAAGGTTAGGGCAGTGGAAAGGACGACTAGTGGCAAGTGGAAAGGGAGTCTAGAAGATTTAGACAAACATTATAGAAGTGAgaggctgctaagtcacttcagtcatgtctgactgtgtgcaaccccagggacggcagcctaccaggctcctctgtccctgggattctccaggcaagaacactggagtggcttgccatttccttctccaatgcatgaaagtgaaaagtgaaactgcagttgctcagtcatgcccaactctttgcgaccccatggactacagcctaccaggctcctccgtccatgggattttccagacaagagtactggagtggggtgccagtgccttctccgagaagTGAGATAGTTATGCTTAAAAGGCTGCCTTCTAAGAGTATCAAGGATTGTCATTGGGAAGCATCTCTAGGGAGGTTAGGGCTGTCAAGGTAGGACAATGAATGAGACTTCAGATGTCTTTAGCGTCAGTCATGTGCTTCCTCTAGGAGACTCCCCTGAGCAGTGAGTATGATTTTTCCCTGGCCAACATTGGGCGATTAGAGGCTGGTAAGTGTGGCGATTTGGTGAAAGGGCTCACTGTGGGTGCTGGAACCCTTCCTCATCCTTCCTCTATTCTCGGAGGACAGACTGAGTGGATGGAGTGGGATGGGCTGGAAGAGTTCCTCCTAGAGGGACCCTGATCCATGGCTATACCACTCTTTAATTCTTGACTTCAGTGAATGGCCCGTCCCGAGTccagctcctccgtccagggtCCCTGCTTAAATTTATCCCTGAGGAGATTCTGATTCACGGCCAAGACTTTCGACTACTCAGAGTCGGTTTTGAGGCTGGAGGACTAGAGCCTCAGGCCTTTCAGGTAAGAGGTCTCCAACCCAAGAATCCCTCCTCCCCTTAGAATCTTAGGATCCTTTACTTGGCAATCCCCAATAGTCCCATCTCTCAAGATCCCTCTCAtcattctctctgcttctctcctctaggaaaaactaaaattagagtaTGGTGAAAGTGAAGGCTTGAGTTCTAGCCCAGCATTGCCAATTATCAGGAGTATAACTGTGGACGAGTGTCTTCCTTTGAAAAACAGGGAGGGTTGGACAAGATTCTTCCCAAGATTCCTCCCAGCAccaccattctgtcattttgtggTTCTAAATGTGTTCTCCTGACTCCAGTTCTCATAACCAGTGGAAGCTCCCTTTGTTAGGGACTGTCTTCGCTTTTCTTCTCTATTAGTGGCCGAGATGGTGAAACAACATATGAGCCTTATTGCCTCCTTTTCACTTTAGTGTGAGGCAAAGGATGGGCTGTCGTTTCTTCTACAGGTGACCACAGCCATTGTCCAAGCCAGAGCTCAGAACAGTCCAGCCCAACAGTATGCAGGGATAACCCTGAGCAAGGCTGGTGAGTGAGGGTGCTCTGGGGTAAAGAAAGGGTAGAGTCTGAAAAGCAGAAGCTGGCTGGAGAGAGAAGAGCTAAGCTgtctctggttcttcttcctcctcctcttgtgCCGGCCGACCTCCTGCCCTAGGCCAGAGTTCTGACTCCAGAAAACCACCTATTCCCCTCTTGGAGACAATAGAAGACTGGGAGACTGAGCGGAAAAAGCAGgcagccaggggctggagggtcaGCACTGTCAATGAGAGGTTCGACGTAGCCACCAGGTGATGCCCCAGTCCACCCAACCCCATGCTGCGCCATCAATCTTCTCATGCTACTCTGATCTTCTAAAACTTGGGACTTCCCACAAACTCCAGACTCCAAGGACATCCACAAAGCTAGCCCCATTATCCCCTAGATCTCTAAACCTGAGATCCTTCAGAAAGATCCCCTCCTAAGCAACTTCCTTATAACAGGTTTGCATTGTATTGAGGTCACTGGGCCATGCTGTGACATAACTCTCAATTTCACAGCCTCCCTCGTTACTTCTGGGTCCCTAACCGAACGCTGGACAGTGAGGTCAGGAGAGCATTTGGCCACTTCCATCAGGGCCGTGGACCGGTCAGTGTGGGGATGATGGTAATATTTGGGGATTAGAGGGTCATGGGAGGTTAGCGGTCACTGTGAAGGGAGGGGATCCCTGAGGTCAGTGTTGGGGCAAGGGTAGGGTGAGGCTAGGATTTTCTCCCTCAGTGATCCTTCTCTCATCCATGTGAAGCGCCTGTCCTGGCATCACCCTGGGGGCAGTGATCTTCTTCGTTGTGGGGGCTTCTATACAGCCAGTGACCCCAACAAGGAGGATATCAGGTGAGGGGAGGTTTGATAAGCAGAATCAAGGGTTAGATGTGAGCGGCAGACACCTTCCCTTACTTTTTGATTCCCTTCCCTCCAGAGCAGTGGAGTCCATGCTTCAGGCTGGGCATTCAGACGTTGTCCTTGTAGACACCATGGATGAGCTGCCTAGTCTTGCAGATGTCCAACTTGCCCACCTGAGGCTGAGGGCCCTCTGCCTGCCTGGTGAGATAAACTTTGACCCCTCACCCCACCTCTAGGTCTGTTGACCCTAACCTGGTTTTACCCTTTTGCCTGATATGGAAGAGAACTCCTTCAGCCCAATAATCCTTCGTTTTCCACTCAACTCCCATTTCCCACAGACTCATTGATTTCCTGTCTTCCTGATcccaacatttttgttttttaaggcagctttattgaaatataatttacgtaccataaaattcacccttcaCCCATCTTGAGTGCACAATTCAATGCATTTCATtgtatttacaatgttgtacaaccatcacaacTTAATTGTAGAAACCTCATAGCCATTTATAGTTACTTCTCATTCCTTTCCCCATAAGCAACAACTACCCAACTTATTACCCCTTAATTCTGGACCCTGAATCCCCAGTTCTCCTGATCTCTTGGCCCTCCTGACTTCTCTGCACTCTCTCAGATTCATCTGTGGCTGAGGATAAATGGCTCTCAGCTCTGGAAGGAACACGATGGTTGGACTACACCAGGTACTCCATCTTTTTCTGGCATGATTTATAATTCAAACTTCTGTTAACTTGGACTCCTCAGTCTTCCATTAACTCTTCTCCTTGGTTCCCCAAGAAGACTATTATTTGTTGCTCCTTAGAAGGCGGCGGGGGGGTGCAGGGTGCGCGGGCAGGAATTGGGAGTCTGCCCCCATAGTATCCCATGACCCATCACTCCCTTCCTCTAGGCCTattgttctcttctcttcctcgcccacccctccaggtctTGTCTTCGAAAGGCCAGTGACATCTCAGTCTTAGTGACATCCAGGGTTCGCTCTGTAGTACTTCAAGGTGAGTTTCTTGGGCCAACCCACTCCATTCCTTGCCTTTTTTCTTTACTCACCTGACTGGATTCTGCTCAGGGAGGTCTAGAGTTTGCTCGTCCCCTTCCAGTGCTGGCATCCTCTCTCGTTTTGCTAGGAACTACTCGTGTTTCAGGGCTACTTCTGCCTCCCCATTAAGCTTGTGGTCCCTAACAGAGGGCTTCTCAGCCTTCTGTTCCTGTCCTTCCATCAGTGGATGGGGGCTTGGAttgggggctggggaaggaaaATGAGGAAAACTGGTTTGGCATTTGATTCTGCTTCCTACATGTGAAGCTGGGTATTTCTTGGTGGAGTGTATGAAGTGAATCACTCAaggtctttgttttttcttcacttttatgtGCCCTCTCAATCCTACCTACCCAAAACTTTCCCCCTCTGTGCCTCTTCCTCCTGCcatgtttccttttctcactctcttctgCCCTAGTTTCttggtctttctttctttgtccctTATCCCTCTTTATCACCCAGAGCGCGGTGATCGTGATTTCAATGGCCTCCTCTCTTCACTCGTCCAGCTGCTTTCAGCCCCTGAAGCCCGAACACTGCTTGGCTTCCAATCATTAGTGCAACGAGAGTGGGTGGCAGCTGGACATCCTTTCCTGACCCGACTTGGGGGATCTGGGGCCAGTGAAGAGGTGAGAATGTTTGGGGAGGGTGTTATTAAGAAGTACAGGGATGAGAAAATGACATACTAAAATCCACTGGAGGTGAATTAGGTCCCAATTAGGTCTGAGGTTGGGCTGAGCTTGAAAGGAGATCCAGATGAGGGACCCCAACCCCCTACCTCAACTGATTTCCACCCCCTGACCTCCTTAGTGTCCCCATTCCCACATCACTCATCCTCCCCATTTAAGTCCCCACACACCCTTCCAACCTCTTAATTTCCCTCTTCTCAGGCCCCAGTGTTTCTCCTCTTCCTTGACTGTGTCTGGCAGCTCCTCCAGCAGTTTCCAGCTGAGTTTGAATTTTCTGAGTTCTTCCTTCTTGCTCTTCATGACAGTGTCAGAGTTCCTGACACCCTTACATTCTTGAGAGACACCCCCTGGGAGCGTGGAAAGCAGAGTGGACAGGTCAGTGACTTCCATTTTTGGCTTTCCCCTACCCATTAAGTACTCTCTGGGAGTTTCCTGGTGGGCTAGTGGTGAGGATTCTGGGcattcactgccatggcccaggttcaattactggtcggggaactaggatcccacaagctgtttAGTCAACAAAAGAACTACTCTCTGAAGTTTACTCTTGAATATGAAAAGTGGTCTTCGGGTGGGAAAGGGGAAGGGGGTTGGTGCTTTCTTTCAGGACTGGACTTTCACCCTACATCTGattcttttctttgtgtgtggctgtgctgggtcctcattgctgagTGGgctcttctttcagttcagttcagtcgctcagtcatgtccgactctttgcgaccccatgaatcgcagcacgccaggcctccctgtccatcaccaactcccgcagttcactcagactcacgcccatcgactcagtgatgccatccagccatctcatcctctgttgtccccttctcctcctgcccccaatccctcccagcatcagagtcttttccaatgagtcaactcttcgcataaggtggccaaagtactggagtttcagcttcagcatcattccctccaaagaaatcccggggctgatctccttcagaatggactggttggatctccttgcagtccaagggactctcaagagtcttcccgaacaccacagttcaaaagcatcaattcttcggtgctcagctttcttcacagtccaactcgcacattaGTTGCAGCatattctccagttgtggtgcatggagttctcattttggtggcttctcttgttgtgaatgggctctagggtgtgcaggcttcagtagttgtggcgtgtgggctcacagtagttgtgactcccaaGCTCTAGATCACAGGCTCAACAGTcatggtgctcaggcttagttgcttcaaggtagatgagatcttcctggaccagggattgaacctgtgcctcttgcactggcaggtggattctttaccactgagccaccaggaaagccttacaTCTGATTCTTAGAATAAGATGAGTTTCACGATTTATCTCTAAACTGAGGAggattatatatttttgtttaaccTTCCTCTTCTTGTTTCCTCTGTCTAGTTCAACAACTATACACAAGTCTATACCCCTGGGTTCCCAGGGGCTGGGAACTCTATTAACCCACAACTATCTGTCTGGGACTGGAATTTACGCTACAGCAATAAACAAATACTACAATTCTGTAATCCTGGCTATAACCCAGAACACTGCCCAGATTCCTGGCTCCCTAGACAGCAGGTAAAGTGTCTGAAGTTCCTaaattcctttgatttttttcacaggCTCATCCTACTAGATGAGAAGTGATAGTGTCTGAGTTCCTCATTCCCCTTCTGGTGTCATTTATAGTCCTAACTGTCCCCAGGAAGACAGAAATCCTACAAATCACAAATGGCATCTTTTTTGGTCCTCCTCATCCTTATTAGTCTTCCTGTCTCATGCACACATTTTTATGTTTCCTTAAAATCAACTTTAATCAGTCCTGAGGCCTAGTTTGAAGTCTAATAAGGAGAGCAGATAAAGTGTTCTCAGGGGAAGGCTTGTAGTTTGATAACTGGTACAGTGTGCAATGGGTGACAGCTGGACATTCCTTCATGACCCAGTTTGGGGAAACTGGGGGTCATCAGGTTTCTAGGTTGCCAGTTGATTTCCTGTTCCTCCTTAGCCAAGCTTCATGGTTCCTGGGCCCCCCAGTTCCGTGTGGCTCTTCTCTAGAGGGGCCCTGACACCCC from Budorcas taxicolor isolate Tak-1 chromosome 3, Takin1.1, whole genome shotgun sequence carries:
- the MTMR11 gene encoding myotubularin-related protein 11, which gives rise to MWWGGRGQSFNIAPQKEEPEMGLSGPKSVQGTGMPEPRSRQLGSCLASGGLPGEQILAWAPGVRKGLEPEIPGTLICSNLRVTFQPRGWQRSQETPLSSEYDFSLANIGRLEAVNGPSRVQLLRPGSLLKFIPEEILIHGQDFRLLRVGFEAGGLEPQAFQVTTAIVQARAQNSPAQQYAGITLSKAGQSSDSRKPPIPLLETIEDWETERKKQAARGWRVSTVNERFDVATSLPRYFWVPNRTLDSEVRRAFGHFHQGRGPRLSWHHPGGSDLLRCGGFYTASDPNKEDIRAVESMLQAGHSDVVLVDTMDELPSLADVQLAHLRLRALCLPDSSVAEDKWLSALEGTRWLDYTRSCLRKASDISVLVTSRVRSVVLQERGDRDFNGLLSSLVQLLSAPEARTLLGFQSLVQREWVAAGHPFLTRLGGSGASEEAPVFLLFLDCVWQLLQQFPAEFEFSEFFLLALHDSVRVPDTLTFLRDTPWERGKQSGQFNNYTQVYTPGFPGAGNSINPQLSVWDWNLRYSNKQILQFCNPGYNPEHCPDSWLPRQQPSFMVPGPPSSVWLFSRGALTPLNQLCPWRDSPSLLAVSSRWLPRPAISSESLADQEWGLPSHWGACPLPPGLLLPGCLGPQIRLWRRCYLRGRPEVQMGLSAPTISGLQEELSHLQELLRKWTPRISPEDHSKKRNPNTILSQSC